In Lonchura striata isolate bLonStr1 chromosome 2, bLonStr1.mat, whole genome shotgun sequence, a single genomic region encodes these proteins:
- the NXPE3 gene encoding NXPE family member 3, producing MWRDSFRLQLFCLLMAVLALVVLVHNFFQLEHLDDDTVSGSNWITENNVQHSLSQTTKSTRKPYCGDTQQPLSRREQAEQESLLAAIQWPQPPEGRVAFAQSTDPAHSDFVIVNPSRFLRVGDQLEVLVRMKDFQGKAKQYGGDYLQARIHSPGLKAGAAGRIVDCHNGLYKIFFTLLWPGEVKVSVSLVHPSEAIQVLLRLREERPDRVYFKSSFKSGRYSETTECNVCLPAGLPVCNFTDLYTGEPWFCYKPRKLSCASRISHAKGGYLKGLLTQEESLFFQSDVNIKRPILSSGPDSVIVKPKAFTDSSSMGRAEDPTASPSGYYYEDQWRSRTHWIHNFNKSDDIIECLQGKVIHLFGDSTIRQWFEYLTAFVPDLVEFNLGSPKNVGPFMSVDLKHNILLKFRCHGPPIRFSTVFSSELRYIANELNSIVGGRNTVVAITIWSHFSTFPVELYIRRLRNIRRAVLQLLDRSPKTAIVIRTANVQELGPEVSLFNSDWYSLQLDSVMRKMFSGIAVHFVDAWEMSVAHYLPHNLHPSEIIVKNQIDAFLSYVCPLQT from the exons ATGTGGCGTGACTCGTTCAGgctgcagctcttctgcctGCTCATGGCAGTGCTGGCTCTTGTGGTGCTGGTCCATAACTTCTTTCAGTTAGAG CACCTGGATGATGACACAGTTTCCGGATCGAATTGGATTACAGAAAACAATGTGCAGCATTCCCTGTCGCAGACAACCAAAAGCACCAGGAAGCCTTACTGTGGGGACACGCAGCAGCCCTTGTCCAGAAGGGAGCAAGCGGAGCAGGAGTCGCTGCTGGCTGCCATACAGTGGCCGCAGCCCCCCGAGGGCAGAGTCGCCTTTGCACAGAGCACTGACCCTGCACACAGTGACTTCGTGATTGTGAACCCCAGCAGGTTCCTCAGGGTGGGGGATCAGCTGGAGGTACTCGTTCGCATGAAGGATTTCCAAGGAAAAGCCAAGCAGTATGGCGGAGACTATTTACAGGCGCGAATTCACTCTCCCGGGCTGAAAGCTGGAGCGGCGGGAAGGATTGTAGATTGCCATAATGGCCTTTACAAAATCTTCTTTACCTTGCTTTGGCCGGGAGAGGTCAAAGTTTCTGTGTCACTCGTCCATCCGAGTGAAGCAATCCAAGTCCTCCTGCGGCTGCGAGAGGAAAGGCCGGACAGAGTCTATTTCAAAAGCTCTTTCAAGTCCGGCAGGTATTCAGAGACCACAGAGTGCAACGTTTGCTTGCCTGCAGGCCTCCCAGTCTGCAACTTCACAGATCTCTACACGGGTGAGCCCTGGTTCTGTTACAAGCCTCGAAAACTGTCCTGTGCCAGCCGAATCAGCCATGCCAAAGGTGGATATCTGAAAGGTCTTCTGACACAAGAAGAAAGCCTCTTTTTCCAAAG TGATGTGAATATCAAAAGGCCAATACTCTCCAGTGGACCTGATTCAGTCATTGTAAAGCCCAAGGCATTTACAG atTCAAGCAGTATGGGCAGAGCTGAAGATCCCACAGCTTCCCCTTCTGGTTATTATTATGAAGACCAGTGGAGGTCCAGAACACATTGGATCCATAATTTTAACAAATCAGATGATATAATTGAGTGCTTACAAGGAAAAGTAATCCATTTGTTTGGAGACTCCACAATAAGGCAGTGGTTTGAATATTTGACAGCATTTGTTCCAG ATCTGGTGGAGTTTAACCTGGGCAGCCCCAAGAATGTGGGCCCCTTCATGTCGGTGGACCTGAAGCACAACATCCTGCTGAAGTTCCGCTGCCACGGGCCGCCCATCCGCTTCTCCACCGTGTTCAGCAGCGAGCTGCGCTACATCGCCAACGAGCTCAACAGCATCGTGGGCGGCAGGAACACCGTGGTGGCCATCACCATCTGGTCCCACTTCAGCACCTTCCCCGTGGAGCTCTACATCCGGCGCCTCAGGAACATCCGCAGGGCCgtcctccagctgctggacCGCAGCCCCAAGACTGCAATCGTCATCAGAACCGCCAACGTTCAGGAGCTGGGGCCAGAAGTGAGCCTCTTCAACAGTGACTGGTACTCCTTGCAGCTTGATTCTGTCATGAGGAAAATGTTCTCAGGAATTGCTGTGCACTTTGTGGACGCTTGGGAGATGTCTGTGGCTCATTACTTGCCACATAACCTGCACCCTAGTGAAATAATAGTTAAGAATCAAATAGATGCATTTTTATCTTATGTGTGCCCTCTGCAAACTTAG